A single region of the Agromyces sp. Leaf222 genome encodes:
- a CDS encoding bifunctional riboflavin kinase/FAD synthetase, giving the protein MKTFKGVDGVPAGFGPSAVTIGKFDGVHSGHRTLIERIRTIAGERGLVTAAVTFDRNPLALLAPDKCPEPLVSVRQKLELLATTGVDATLLLPFDRALASVPAAEFVERVLVRALDAKVVLVGKDFRYGARGAGDVDLLIELGREFGYDVEVVDDVRPEGERRVSSTWIREILAEGDVRHATALLGHTPTVSGIVVHGAKRGRELGFPTANLTPESEGLVPADGVYAGWLTDAGTRYPAAISVGDNPTFEGVAPKQVEAYVLDRELDLYDHVVDVEFVDRIRGMVAFTSIPDLIETMRDDVERAKQILA; this is encoded by the coding sequence GTGAAGACCTTCAAGGGCGTCGACGGGGTTCCGGCCGGCTTCGGTCCGAGCGCGGTCACGATCGGCAAGTTCGACGGCGTGCACTCCGGCCACCGCACCCTCATCGAGCGCATCCGCACGATCGCCGGCGAGCGCGGTCTCGTGACGGCCGCGGTCACGTTCGACCGCAACCCGCTCGCGCTGCTCGCGCCCGACAAGTGCCCCGAGCCGCTCGTGAGCGTGCGGCAGAAGCTCGAGCTGCTCGCCACGACGGGCGTCGACGCGACCCTGCTGCTGCCGTTCGACCGCGCCCTGGCCTCGGTGCCGGCTGCGGAGTTCGTCGAGCGCGTGCTCGTGCGGGCGCTCGACGCGAAGGTCGTGCTCGTCGGCAAGGACTTCCGCTACGGCGCCCGCGGCGCCGGCGACGTCGACCTGCTCATCGAGCTCGGCCGCGAGTTCGGCTACGACGTCGAGGTCGTCGATGACGTGCGCCCCGAGGGGGAGCGCCGGGTGTCATCGACGTGGATCCGCGAGATCCTCGCCGAGGGCGACGTGCGGCACGCGACCGCGCTGCTCGGGCACACGCCGACCGTGTCCGGCATCGTCGTGCACGGCGCGAAGCGCGGCCGCGAGCTCGGGTTCCCGACGGCGAACCTCACGCCTGAGTCCGAGGGCCTCGTGCCGGCCGACGGCGTGTACGCCGGGTGGCTGACCGACGCCGGCACCCGGTATCCGGCGGCCATCTCGGTCGGCGACAACCCGACGTTCGAGGGCGTGGCGCCCAAGCAGGTCGAGGCCTACGTGCTCGACCGCGAGCTCGACCTCTACGACCACGTCGTCGACGTCGAGTTCGTCGACCGCATCCGCGGCATGGTCGCGTTCACGAGCATCCCCGACCTCATCGAGACGATGCGCGACGACGTCGAGCGCGCGAAGCAGATCCTCGCGTGA
- the rbfA gene encoding 30S ribosome-binding factor RbfA → MADPARARKMADRIKEIVARRLDKGLRDPRLGFVTITDVRVTGDLQHASIFYTVYGTDEERSDSALALKAATGMLRTEVGRNITARLTPSLEFILDAIPENADHIAALLREARERDAETEAAASTAEYAGDADPYVKPRDFDEDESEGDESEDVDESATSR, encoded by the coding sequence ATGGCTGATCCGGCACGCGCCCGAAAGATGGCGGACCGCATCAAGGAGATCGTCGCCAGACGACTCGACAAGGGCCTCCGAGACCCGCGACTCGGTTTCGTCACGATCACCGATGTCCGCGTCACCGGCGACCTGCAGCACGCGAGCATCTTCTACACGGTGTACGGCACCGATGAGGAGCGAAGCGACTCGGCCCTCGCGCTGAAGGCCGCCACCGGCATGCTGCGCACCGAGGTGGGCCGCAACATCACCGCGCGGCTCACGCCGTCGCTCGAGTTCATCCTCGACGCGATCCCCGAGAACGCCGACCACATCGCCGCGCTCCTGCGCGAGGCTCGCGAACGCGACGCCGAGACCGAGGCTGCGGCGAGCACGGCCGAGTACGCCGGCGACGCCGACCCGTACGTGAAGCCGCGCGACTTCGACGAAGACGAGTCCGAAGGCGACGAGTCCGAAGACGTCGACGAGAGCGCGACGTCTCGCTGA
- a CDS encoding CynX/NimT family MFS transporter, whose amino-acid sequence MTGAIPAIPSGEPARPLWAGRTLALLGILLVASSLRTGVASLSPIIDHIDADIPLPPALVGLLGMLPPLCFAVFGILTPLIAKRLGLERTVVVALAVLAIGLAGRGLAPEAVTLIAASVLVFAAVGVGNVLLPPLVKRYFSDRVGLVTTLYVSIISVSTFVPPLIAVPVADAAGWRVSLGEWALIALIALVPWIALLVHPRAKAAEALPEEAAGGQVRRALGSPIAWALATIFAVSSVNAYVMFAWLPSIVTDVAGVTNAQAGALLSLFAAMGLPAALLVPVVAARYDRVRTLVVISVLAFLIGYGGLLLAPEAAIWLWVALIGTGPLLFPLALVLINLRTRSHDGSIALSGVVQSVGYLIAAVAPIGIGLVHEATGGWTVPLVILAATAVPAAIAGFLAARPGYLEDERHAHR is encoded by the coding sequence GTGACCGGGGCCATCCCGGCGATCCCGTCGGGTGAGCCGGCGAGGCCGCTGTGGGCGGGGCGCACGCTGGCGCTCCTCGGCATCCTGCTCGTGGCGTCGAGCCTGCGCACGGGCGTCGCCTCGCTGTCGCCGATCATCGACCACATCGATGCGGACATCCCGCTCCCGCCGGCGCTGGTGGGTCTGCTCGGCATGCTCCCGCCGCTGTGCTTCGCCGTGTTCGGCATCCTGACCCCGCTCATCGCGAAGCGGCTGGGGCTCGAGCGCACCGTCGTCGTGGCGCTCGCGGTGCTCGCGATCGGCCTGGCGGGGCGCGGTCTCGCGCCCGAGGCGGTCACGCTCATCGCCGCGAGCGTGCTGGTGTTCGCCGCCGTCGGCGTCGGCAACGTGCTGCTGCCGCCGCTCGTGAAGCGCTACTTCTCCGACCGCGTCGGGCTCGTGACGACGCTCTACGTGTCGATCATCTCGGTGAGCACGTTCGTGCCGCCGCTCATCGCGGTGCCGGTGGCGGATGCCGCGGGCTGGCGCGTCTCGCTCGGCGAGTGGGCGCTCATCGCGCTCATCGCGCTCGTGCCGTGGATCGCGCTGCTCGTGCACCCGCGCGCGAAGGCGGCGGAGGCGCTGCCCGAGGAGGCGGCGGGCGGTCAGGTTCGACGCGCGCTGGGCTCGCCGATCGCGTGGGCGCTCGCGACGATCTTCGCGGTGTCGTCGGTCAACGCGTACGTCATGTTCGCGTGGCTTCCGAGCATCGTCACCGACGTGGCGGGGGTCACGAACGCCCAGGCGGGCGCGCTGCTCTCGCTGTTCGCCGCGATGGGACTTCCGGCGGCCTTGCTCGTGCCGGTCGTCGCGGCACGCTACGACCGGGTCCGCACGCTGGTCGTCATCTCGGTGCTCGCGTTCCTGATCGGCTACGGCGGACTGCTGCTCGCGCCCGAGGCCGCGATCTGGCTCTGGGTCGCCCTGATCGGCACGGGGCCGCTGCTGTTCCCGCTCGCCCTCGTGCTCATCAACCTGCGCACCCGCTCGCATGACGGGTCGATCGCCCTGAGCGGCGTCGTGCAGTCGGTCGGCTACCTCATCGCGGCCGTCGCGCCCATCGGCATCGGCCTCGTGCACGAGGCCACCGGCGGCTGGACCGTGCCGCTCGTGATCCTCGCGGCGACGGCGGTTCCGGCCGCGATCGCCGGGTTCCTCGCTGCGCGACCCGGGTACCTCGAAGACGAGCGGCACGCCCACCGGTAG
- a CDS encoding ketopantoate reductase family protein, producing MRIGIIGAGALGGTFAALLSQAGHDVEVTARGAGLAAIRDDGIRLSGGYGEVHALVAAGEHLTLRPDLVLVCTKAQDAEAAIAANRELIDGTPVVVVQNGLEGVETAARLLPGSECFGLLSLIAADHSEPGLVHVTATAESRLGRGDGPADAESVRIAAVLSDAVPVRALDDFRGAQWTKLVVNMVNAVPAIVGGTLGDVVASPELLTALTASMRECVRIGIARGVRFGSLNGLDDASLRAFAELPLREAATVPSALVARMGWESNRGSTQQSLRRGQPTEIDFLNGAVVREASVAGLVAPVNAALTALVHEVEATGRPLPAARVHDSLRALDES from the coding sequence GTGAGGATCGGGATCATCGGCGCCGGCGCGCTCGGCGGCACGTTCGCGGCACTGCTCTCGCAGGCCGGCCACGACGTCGAGGTGACCGCGCGCGGTGCCGGCCTCGCCGCGATCCGCGACGACGGCATCCGCCTCAGCGGCGGCTACGGCGAGGTGCACGCACTCGTCGCGGCCGGTGAGCATCTGACCCTTCGCCCCGACCTCGTGCTCGTGTGCACCAAGGCGCAGGATGCCGAGGCCGCGATCGCCGCGAACCGCGAGCTCATCGACGGCACCCCCGTCGTGGTCGTGCAGAACGGCCTCGAGGGCGTCGAAACGGCCGCTCGGCTGCTGCCCGGGTCGGAGTGCTTCGGCCTGCTCTCACTGATCGCCGCCGACCATTCCGAACCCGGGCTCGTGCACGTGACGGCGACGGCCGAGAGCCGTCTCGGTCGCGGCGACGGGCCCGCCGATGCCGAATCCGTGCGGATCGCGGCCGTGCTCTCCGACGCGGTGCCCGTTCGTGCCCTCGACGACTTCCGAGGTGCGCAGTGGACCAAGCTCGTCGTGAACATGGTCAACGCCGTGCCCGCCATCGTCGGGGGCACCCTCGGCGACGTCGTCGCCTCACCCGAGCTGCTGACCGCGCTCACCGCGTCGATGCGCGAATGCGTTCGCATCGGCATCGCCCGAGGCGTTCGGTTCGGCAGCCTGAACGGGCTCGACGACGCCTCGCTGCGCGCCTTCGCCGAACTCCCCCTCCGCGAGGCGGCGACCGTGCCGTCGGCGCTCGTGGCCCGGATGGGCTGGGAGTCGAATCGCGGCTCCACCCAGCAGAGCCTGCGCCGGGGGCAGCCGACCGAGATCGACTTCCTGAACGGCGCCGTCGTGCGCGAGGCCTCCGTCGCCGGACTCGTCGCACCGGTGAATGCGGCGCTCACGGCGCTCGTGCACGAGGTCGAGGCGACCGGGCGGCCGCTGCCCGCTGCGCGCGTGCACGATTCGCTCCGGGCGCTCGACGAGTCCTGA
- a CDS encoding cell wall protein encodes MTFGPFTLNDAACEEPIDPVDPTLDGSVAVGECQADVPWILYTVQLNDTNESVGANAEVFLVITDGTNTEKRSLGTLDDADHLDGKTLWPGASVDADGNPTGWPGWEQKADGTWVETTDNFAWTRGDISAMIEVNPELAVDLSYPPATPDCANGPTVLPTDGTDGSGDGETATAGGGTGLASTGFAGTGIAIVAGIIVLAGAAFLVVARVRRKRA; translated from the coding sequence GTGACGTTCGGTCCGTTCACGTTGAACGACGCGGCGTGTGAGGAGCCGATCGACCCCGTCGACCCGACCCTCGACGGTTCGGTCGCCGTGGGCGAGTGCCAGGCCGATGTGCCGTGGATTCTTTACACGGTGCAGCTCAACGACACCAACGAGTCCGTGGGTGCGAATGCGGAGGTGTTCCTCGTGATCACCGACGGCACGAACACGGAGAAGCGCTCCCTGGGCACCCTCGACGACGCCGATCACCTCGACGGCAAGACTCTCTGGCCTGGTGCATCAGTAGATGCCGACGGTAATCCGACGGGCTGGCCCGGCTGGGAGCAGAAGGCCGATGGCACCTGGGTCGAGACGACGGACAACTTCGCCTGGACTCGTGGTGACATCAGCGCGATGATCGAGGTCAACCCCGAGCTCGCGGTCGACCTGAGCTATCCGCCGGCGACGCCGGACTGCGCCAACGGCCCGACCGTCCTGCCGACAGACGGCACCGACGGCAGCGGCGACGGCGAGACCGCGACCGCAGGCGGCGGCACCGGCCTCGCGAGCACCGGCTTCGCCGGTACGGGCATCGCGATCGTCGCCGGCATCATCGTGCTGGCAGGCGCCGCGTTCCTCGTGGTGGCTCGCGTTCGCCGCAAGCGCGCGTAG
- a CDS encoding A/G-specific adenine glycosylase: MPASPDLAEAVNDWFADAARPLPWRAADVSPWAVLVSEFMLQQTQVARVVPRWQAWIERWPTPAAMAAAPPSEAVRAWDRLGYPRRALWLHRAATAMVEHHGGEVPRELDDLLALPGVGPYTARAVAAFAFGARHPVVDTNTRRVIARAVLGQGHPGPPSTARDLAEMDALLPEADVAARTFNAAAMELGATVCTSRSPQCDSCPIAAQCAWRLAGSPDYEGPRSAKQARFEGSDRQVRGLVMRELRAAHRPVARAELATAWPDAAKLDRAIESLVHDGLAVRGDDGFTLPDA, encoded by the coding sequence ATGCCCGCATCGCCCGACCTCGCCGAGGCCGTCAACGACTGGTTCGCGGACGCCGCGAGGCCGCTGCCGTGGCGCGCGGCCGACGTCTCGCCGTGGGCGGTGCTCGTCAGCGAGTTCATGCTGCAGCAGACGCAGGTGGCCCGCGTGGTCCCGCGGTGGCAGGCGTGGATCGAACGCTGGCCGACGCCCGCGGCGATGGCCGCCGCTCCCCCGTCCGAGGCGGTGCGCGCCTGGGATCGCCTCGGGTACCCGCGCCGCGCGCTGTGGTTGCACCGTGCGGCGACCGCGATGGTCGAGCACCACGGGGGCGAGGTGCCGCGCGAACTCGACGACCTGCTCGCGCTGCCGGGCGTCGGACCGTACACGGCACGAGCGGTGGCCGCGTTCGCGTTCGGCGCGCGGCATCCGGTCGTCGACACGAACACGCGACGCGTGATCGCGCGCGCCGTGCTCGGGCAGGGTCACCCCGGCCCGCCGTCGACGGCACGCGACCTCGCGGAGATGGACGCCCTGCTCCCAGAGGCGGATGTCGCGGCGCGCACGTTCAACGCCGCCGCGATGGAGCTCGGGGCGACCGTCTGCACGTCCCGATCGCCGCAGTGCGACAGCTGCCCGATCGCGGCGCAGTGCGCGTGGCGGCTCGCCGGGAGCCCCGACTACGAGGGCCCGCGCTCGGCGAAGCAGGCCAGGTTCGAGGGCTCCGACCGCCAGGTTCGAGGGCTCGTCATGCGCGAACTGCGTGCCGCGCACCGACCGGTGGCGCGTGCGGAGCTCGCGACGGCCTGGCCCGATGCGGCCAAGCTCGACCGCGCGATCGAGTCGCTCGTGCACGACGGACTCGCCGTGCGCGGCGACGACGGATTCACGCTGCCCGACGCCTGA
- the truB gene encoding tRNA pseudouridine(55) synthase TruB, which translates to MNSGILLVDKPQGITSHDVVARTRRLAGTRRVGHAGTLDPMATGLLVLGVDGSTRLLTYLVGLDKEYLATIRLGVGSSTDDAEGELFDAASADLVAAVDEAHVADGIAKLTGVIEQVPSAVSAIKVDGKRAYQRVRDGEQVELKARTVTISAFEVLEVRRVDGFVDLDVRVECSSGTYIRALARDLGADLGVGGHLTALRRTRIGRFEVAAASVLEDLDVASALIGAADAAELALPVVHVTGQQAIDLGHGKRIDAAGAPETAKGAPIAAVADTAVGGRRLVAIVERRGETLKVVVGFPPEDAS; encoded by the coding sequence GTGAACAGCGGCATCCTCCTCGTCGACAAGCCGCAGGGCATCACCAGCCATGACGTGGTCGCGCGCACGCGCCGACTCGCCGGAACCCGCAGGGTCGGGCACGCCGGCACCCTCGATCCGATGGCGACCGGACTGCTCGTGCTCGGCGTCGACGGGTCGACGCGCCTGCTCACCTACCTCGTCGGACTCGACAAGGAGTACCTCGCCACGATCAGGCTCGGCGTCGGGTCGAGCACCGACGATGCCGAGGGAGAGCTGTTCGACGCGGCCTCCGCAGACCTGGTCGCGGCCGTCGACGAGGCCCACGTGGCCGATGGCATCGCGAAGCTCACGGGCGTCATCGAGCAGGTGCCGAGCGCGGTGAGCGCGATCAAGGTCGACGGCAAGCGCGCGTACCAGCGGGTGCGCGACGGCGAGCAGGTCGAGCTGAAGGCCCGCACGGTCACGATCTCGGCGTTCGAGGTGCTCGAGGTGCGCCGCGTCGACGGGTTCGTCGACCTCGACGTGCGAGTCGAGTGCTCGTCGGGCACGTACATCCGCGCGCTGGCCCGCGACCTGGGCGCCGATCTCGGCGTCGGCGGGCATCTGACGGCACTCCGCAGAACGCGCATCGGGCGGTTCGAGGTGGCCGCGGCATCCGTGCTCGAGGACCTCGACGTCGCGTCGGCGCTCATCGGTGCAGCGGATGCCGCCGAGCTCGCGCTTCCCGTCGTGCACGTCACCGGGCAGCAGGCGATCGACCTCGGCCACGGCAAGCGCATCGACGCGGCCGGAGCGCCCGAGACCGCGAAGGGTGCGCCGATCGCCGCGGTCGCCGATACAGCGGTCGGCGGCCGACGTCTCGTCGCGATCGTCGAGCGCCGCGGCGAGACCCTCAAGGTCGTCGTCGGATTCCCGCCCGAGGACGCATCGTGA